One Cyclopterus lumpus isolate fCycLum1 chromosome 7, fCycLum1.pri, whole genome shotgun sequence DNA window includes the following coding sequences:
- the LOC117734095 gene encoding PTB domain-containing engulfment adapter protein 1-like has protein sequence MSDTSEDDNEISFQVKFLGRVEVLRPDGPHTLSEAAQSLKTPDKFSSEKAAKRSKVHLFLSLAGIDVLENKTKFLLYSCPLATISFCAVLPSAPKVFGFVARHPAADTNHCYLFQSKAFSHVLVSAIGDAFRSSKKEAHIRGGRDLIVEALRHKNKMLQRENAELKKLLAGQTH, from the exons ATGAGCGACACCTCGGAGGACGACAATGAGATCTCCTTTCAGGTCAAG TTCCTGGGTCGGGTCGAGGTGCTGCGCCCCGACGGACCGCACACCCTGTCCGAGGCCGCTCAGAGCCTGAAG acGCCGGACAAGTTCTCCTCCGAAAAGGCTGCGAAGAGGAGCAAAGTCCATCTCTTCCTGTCGCTGGCAGGCATCGACGTGCTGGAGAACAAAACCAAG TTCCTGCTGTACTCGTGCCCGCTGGCCACCATCTCCTTCTGTGCGGTGCTGCCGTCTGCGCCCAAAGTCTTCGGGTTCGTGGCCCGACACCCGGCGGCGGACACGAACCACTGCTACCTGTTCCAGAGCAAGGCGTTT TCCCACGTGCTGGTGTCGGCCATCGGGGACGCCTTCCGATCTTCGAAAAAAGAGGCGCACATCAGGGGAGGGAGGGACCTGATAGTGGAGGCCCTCCGACATAAG aacAAAATGCTGCAAAGAGAGAATGCTGAGCTGAAGAAGCTGCTTGCAGGACAGACTCACTAA